A genomic segment from Methanoplanus limicola DSM 2279 encodes:
- a CDS encoding rubrerythrin family protein produces MTTMENAEEAYAGESQANRKYEVFAEKATAEGYPNVAKLFKAASEAEAIHAKRLLFVLNKLGSTEENLKGSVAGETEEYTEMYPAFIKTADEEGENEAATVFTHAMKAEEVHAGRYQKALEAVSAGNDFELSKVYLCPVCGNIEVDIIPEKCPICGVPARMFREVE; encoded by the coding sequence ATGACTACAATGGAAAATGCAGAAGAAGCATATGCAGGCGAATCACAGGCTAACCGGAAATATGAGGTTTTTGCAGAGAAAGCGACAGCAGAGGGATATCCAAATGTCGCAAAGCTCTTCAAGGCAGCGTCAGAAGCAGAAGCCATTCATGCAAAGAGACTTTTATTTGTCTTAAATAAACTTGGTTCAACAGAGGAAAATCTAAAAGGATCAGTTGCCGGTGAGACCGAAGAGTACACGGAGATGTACCCTGCATTCATCAAAACTGCAGATGAAGAAGGGGAAAACGAAGCTGCAACAGTATTTACCCATGCAATGAAGGCAGAGGAGGTTCACGCCGGAAGATATCAGAAGGCACTGGAGGCAGTATCCGCAGGAAATGATTTTGAACTTTCAAAGGTTTATCTCTGTCCGGTATGCGGAAATATTGAAGTAGATATCATTCCTGAAAAATGCCCGATTTGTGGTGTCCCGGCAAGAATGTTCCGAGAAGTAGAGTAA